CTCATCTTCCACGTCCACAGCTGTCATATTGGAAAGCTGTCACTTCAACACTTCATCTGAATGTTAGTCTTACCTACTCCTATTTCCAGCCTTTACACGGGACTACCGAAACAGCTCGTTAAAATACAATGCGAGCGTCTGATGTCTTTTAAATGGCAATTTAATTCGCAATTTGGCTAAAATTCTAGTCGCTCGTAAACGCAACAGCACAACATAAACAGGCGCATGATTTTGACGTCACTATTACATCCACTTCCGTTTTCCTGCACATGAATTTCCGCTCACTATCCCCACGCTGTAGCGTTTATCAAGCTACATTCAGTGGGCACAATATTGTAAGGAAATTAGCGAATCCTTTAACAAAATGAGGCCTTTAACAGACGACGAGACAAAAACGATGtttgagaaactctccaaatagtGAGTATTGACATGTGATCTTGAAAGACGAGGTTGACGTTATTTTGAAACTGTTATGGGCTGTTCAGACTCGCTCCATGCTTGATCAACCAAACTCGTGGTTTTGCCTGCTAGTTAGTGCACAGGGTTGATAAACACCAGTCTATATCCAGTGTCTTTGGTGCTATGCTCATGATGACAGTCTTTAACCTGCACCTAGTTATGCTTCTCAGCAAGCTGGCTAATACGTCGTCTGTGTAGATGACACGTGATTTGAAATGGACTGAAATTCTCTGAATCTACATTGACAATGTGTGACACCTTCCTCTTGTCTGTCCGCAGCATTGGTGAGAACATCAAACACCTGGTGGATCGACCCGATGGGACATATTGCTTCAGACTTCACAATGACCGTGTATATTACATCAGGTAAACGACGCTACAGAGCTGCTGTTATTGTTAAATTAAATATTACCTAAAGCAGGTTACTTCACGATCATCTCTTTGGGTAGTTAAGATATTGTCTTATTTccacttctttttttttgttgtatcaGTGAGACAATTCTGAAGTTGGCTACCAACATCTCCCGTGGTAAGTTGGTGTCGGTGGGCACCTGCTTTGGGAAGTTCACCAAGACCATTAAGTTCCGCCTGCACATCACAGCACTGGACTTTCTGGCACCATATGCCAAGGTAAACAAGAAGCAGGAAGTGGAGGCCCTCTGACCTCTCACTATGTATAATGATAACCACGTTAGAAGGTAAACAAGAAGCAGGAAGTGGAGGCCCTCTGACCTCTCACTATGTATAATGATAACCACGTTAGAAGGTAAACAAGAAGCAGGAAGTGGAGGCCCTCTGACCTCTCGCTGTGTATAATGATAACCACAGTCATGTTAGAAGGTAAACAAGAAGCAGGAAGTGGAGGCCCTCTGACCTCTCACTGTGTATAATGATAACCACAGCCATGTTAGAAGGTAAACAAGAAGCAGGAAGTGGAGGCCCTCTGACCTCTCACTGTGTATAATGATAACCACGTTAGAAGGTAAACAAGAAGCAGGAAGTGGAGGCCCTCTGACCTCTCACTGTGTATAATGAAAACCACAGTCATGTTAGAAGGTAAACAAGAAGCAGGAAGTGGAGGCCCTCTGACCTCTCACTGTGTATAATGATAACCACAGTCATGTTAGAAGGTAAACAAGAAGCAGGAAGTGGAGGCCCTCTCACTGTGTATAATGATAACCACAGTCATATTAGAAGGTAAACAAGAAGCAGGAAGTGGAGGCCCTCTGACCTCTCACATGTCACCATGTATAATGATAACCACGTTAGAAGGTAAACAAGAAGCAGGAAGTGGAGGCCCTCTGACCTCTCACTGTGTATAATGATAACCACGTTAGAAGGTGAAGCAGGAAGTGGAGGCCCTCTGACCTCTCACTGTGTATAATGATAACCACAGTCACGTTAGAAGGTAAACAAGAAGCAGGAAGTGGAGGCCCTCTGACCTCTCACTGTGTATAATGATAACCACGTTAGAAGGTGAAGCAGGAAGTGGAGGCCCTCTGACCTCTCACTGTGTATAATGATAACCACAGTCATGTTAGAAGTGTAGatattttaacattttaaaaaatgtcactaGGCAAGTcggataagaacaaattcttatttacagtgactgcCTACTGGGGAACATTGGCttaatgccttgttcaggggcagaacaacattttttttaaccttgtaagtctggggattcgatccagcggcctttcggttactggcccaatgctccaaccagtaggctacctgccgccccaaaatgacTCTGACGACAGCCAGGCGAGACGAGAGGTTTAGTTCGATAATCATATTTGCGTAAGCTTTAAAATGAACATCAATATCTCTCTCAACCGACAGGATCTCAGTTAAGACCTTGGTAGTCCTGTAATAATGGAGCTATGGTCTGAGTAACTGAACCCTCTGTGTCCAGTTCAAGGTGTTGGTTAAGCTTTAAAATTAACATCAATATCTCTCTCAACTGACAGGATCTCAGTTAAGACCTTGGTAGTCCTGTAATAATGGAGCTATGGTCTGAGTAGCTGAACCCTCTGTGTGTCCAGTTCAAGGTGTGGGTTAAGCCTGGGCAGGAGCAGTCCTTCCTCTATGGGAACCATGTGTTGAAGTCTGGACTGGGGAGGATCACAGAGAACACCAACCAATACCAGGGTGTGGTGGTGTATTCCATGGCTGACGTACCGCTGGTGAGTTGGCCCTCCCccttcacatactgtatattatccaATCAAATCAGTCAACATATAGCCCTCCCCCTTCACATACTGTCCATTATCCAATCAAATCAGTCAATATATAGCCCTCCcccttcacatactgtacatccatTATCCAATCACTTCAGTCAACATATAGCCCTCCCCCTTCACATACTGTCCATTATCCAATCAAATCAGTCAATATATAGCCGTCCcccttcacatactgtacatccatTATCCAATCACTTCAGTCAACATATAGCCCTCCCCCTTCACATACTGTCCATTATCCAATCAAATCAGTCAACATATAGCCCTCCcccttcacatactgtacatccatTATCCAATCACTTCAGTCAACATATAGCCCTCCCTCTTCACATACTGTCCATTATCCAATCAAATCAGTCAACATATAGCCCTTCcccttcacatactgtacatccatTATCCAATCACTTCAGTCAACCTATAGCCCTCCCTCCAGTCATTATCCAATCAGTCAACATATAGCCCTCCCGCCAGTCATTATCCAATCACTTCAGTCAACATATAGCCCTCCCTCCATTATCCAATCAAACCAGTCAACATATAGCCCTCCCTCCAGTCATTATCCAATCACTTCAGTCAACATATAGCCCTCCCTCCATTATCCAATCAAACCAGTCAACATATAGCCCTCCCTCCAGTCATTATCCAATCAATTCAGTCAACACATAGGGCAGCTTTCCCAGAGTTTAACTAAGActaatggagaatctccattaaAGGCTTTTTGGTCCAGGACTAGACTTAAATCTGTGTGGTAAACCGACCCATACTGTCAGTTCTACACGGCATCTCTGTTGGATAGTGATCGCTTGACAACCTTTCAGACAAGCTAATATCTAAAGCACCAGTAACCATAGTAACTCCTAGGTAACCGTGACGTGCAGGTTGGAACCCAACTGAACACGCCCCTCTGGTCTTCCTGCAGGGTTTTGGAGTGGCAGCCAAGTCCACCCAGGAGTGCAGGAGAGTGGACCCCATGTCCATCGTTGTGTTCCACCAGGCAGACATCGGAGAGTTCATCAGGTCTGAGGACACGCTCACATAAGGAGTCGTCAAACTGGACCACCCTACAAACTGGACTATCAATTATACACAGTGGTACTTCCCTCTACCCGGGGACCACCCTAGAGGGTTGGGAGGTACAGCTGTGTGACACGTCTGATGGTCCCTGAGAGGTTGGGGGAGACCCTGGTCTTCAGGATATGATTGTGTATTTCCCTCTAATTTACCAAGGGGCCAGTGACTGTCTGGAGAGTTTCATCAAGTTGTCAGCTACCAACATCCCTGTCACTATGGCTGAGTGATTTACATTCAGCTACCCAACATCCCTGTCACTATGGCTGAGTGATTTACAGTCAGCTACCAACATCCCTGTCACTATGGCTGAGTGATTTACATTCAGCTACCCAACATCCCTGTCACTATGGCTGAGTGATTTACATTCAGCTACCCAACATCCCTGTCACTATGGCTGAGTGATCTACAGTCAGCTATCAACATCCCTGTCACTATGGCTGAGTGATCTAGTCAGCTACCAACATCCCTGTCACTATGGCTGAGTGATCTAGTCAGCTACCAACATCCCTGTCACTATGGCTGAGTGATCTACCCAACATCCCTGTCACTATGGCTGAGTGATTTACATTCAGCTACCCAACATCCCTGTCACTATGGCTGAGTGATTTACATTCAGCTACTCAACATCCCTGTCACTATGGCTGAGTGATTTACATTCAGCTACCCAACATCCCTGTCACTATGGCTGAGTGATCTACAGTCAGCTATCAACATCCCTGTCACTATGGCTGAGTGATCTAGTCAGCTACCAACATCCCTGTCACTATGGCTGAGTGATCTACCCAACATCCCTGTCACTATGGCTGAGTGATCTACCCAACATCCCTGTCACTATGGCTGAGTGATCTACCCAACATCCCTGTCACTATGGCTGAGTGATTTACAGTCGGCTACCAACATCCCTGTCACTATGAATGTAAATCACTCAGCCAAtctaaataaatgtttttgtaaATTGAATATTTGAGGTTTTATGTAGTATTCATAATCTGTATGGTTCTCTGGTTTAAGCGATTTGCATAAATGTGATTATGCAGTTCATTCCATCAGCATAACATTAAAACTGTTTTGATATACTGAGATGTTTTAGTTTTTCTCCTGAATAAATATTGGATCTGTTACTAACACTTAAATATAGCATGTATTTCCTGTGGCTGTTATACACTGCTCTTTCCTGTAAACTCAATGCTGGAAGCTGGCCAGTCCTGTGGTAACCGTTAGGCCAGTCGGTAGAAACCAGTCCTGTGGTAACCGTTAGGCCAGTCAGTAGAAACCAGTCCTGTGGTAACCGTTTGGCCAGTCAGTAGAGGCCAGTCCTGTGGTAACCGTTAGGCCAGTCAGTAGAAACCAGTCCTGTGGTAACCGTTAGGCCAGTCAGTAGAAACCAGTCCTGTGGTAACCGTTAGGTCAGTCAGTAGAAGCCAGTCCTGTGGTAAACGTTAGGCCAGTCCTGTGGTAACCGTTAGGCCAGTCAGTAGAAGCCAGTCCTGTGGTAAACGTTAGGCCAGTCAGTAGAAGCCAGTCCTGTGGTAACCGTTAGGCCAGTCAGTAGAAACCAGTCCTGTGGTAACCGTTAGGCCAGTCAGTAGAAGCCAGTCCTGTGGTAACCGTTAGGCCAGTCAGTAGAAACCAGTCCTGTGGTAACCGTTAGGCCAGTCAGAAGCCAGTCCTGTGGTAACCGTTAGGCCAGTCAGTAGAAACCAGTCCTGTGGTAACCGTTAGGCCAGTCAGAAGCCAGTCCTGTGGTAACCGTTAGGCCAGTCCTGTGGTAACCGTTAGGCCAGTCAGTAGAAACCAGTCCTGTGGTAACCGTTAGGCCAGTCCTGTGGTAACCGTTAGGCCAGTCAGTAGAAGCCAGTCCTGTGGTAACCGTTAGACCAGTCAGTAGAAACCAGTCCTGTGGTAACCGTTAGGCCAGTCAGTAGAAACCAGTCCTGTGGTAACCGTTAGCCAGTCAGTAGAAGCCAGTCCTGTGGTAACCGTTAGGCTAGTCAGTAGAAGCCAGTCCTGTGGTAACCGTTAGACCAGTCAGTAGAAGAGAAGTCTTTATTTTACCAAGAAAGACAAGTGATAAAATAAAATACCTCTATAAACATGTCTAAAACAAAATGGCAGAATCAACATTTATCTTAGTCCAAAGGCCCTCTGCCCATCTTCAGCTTCCTGTTGACAGATGTGCGATGGGCAAACATGTATCCTTTGTGGAAAGGAAACATCCATTCTCACAACTGGATAACGTCATCATTGTCTTGCGTAGCTCCGAGGCCCTCCAGCGTTCGAATTCGTTACTGCACCCCGTAGCAAATGTAAACGAAAAATCtaatttcttattggacaagttagACGCTTTGGTCCCCTCAGACCAACTGGAGTTTCTTCATGGTTCTCCACCGATCCTTGATGTTCACGGCGGTTCGGCCCAGGAAGGGGAAAGAGGACTTTACTCTGGACCAGTTCCCCTCTCCGTAGCGCCTCACTCCCTCCTTCACCCACTCCGTCTCCTCTGCTGTCCACATCTACAGGAGGGACACAACAGAACACTCAAGGTATAGTAAACACACTGTAGGGGACAACACTTAGGGTTACCACACTTAGGGTAAACATAGTAAACACACTGCAGGGGACAACACTTAGGGTTAACATACTGTCTCCTCCAGTAGTTCTGTTGTATCCAGAACctaaactcaccctcttcctgcctcctccGGTAGTTCTGTCTCCAGAACctaaactcaccctcttcctgcctcctccGGTAGTTCTGTTGTATCCAGAACctaaactcaccctcttcctgcctcctccAGTAGTTCGGTCTCCAGAACctaaactcaccctcttcctgcctcctccGGTAATTCTGTTGTATCCAGAACctaaactcaccctcttcctgcaTCCTCCGGTAGTTCTGTTGTATCCAGAACctaaactcaccctcttcctgcctcctccGGTAATTCTGTTGTATCCAGAACctaaactcaccctcttcctgcaTCCTCCGGTAGTTCTGTTGTATCCAGAACctaaactcaccctcttcctgcaTCCTCCGGTAGTTCTGTTGTATCCAGAACctaaactcaccctcttcctgcctcctccAGTAGTTCGGTCTCCAGAACctaaactcaccctcttcctgcctcCTCTGGTAGTTCTGTTGTATCCAGAACctaaactcaccctcttcctgcctcCTCTGGTAGTTCTGTTGTATCCAGAACctaaactcaccctcttcctgcctcCTCTGGTAGTTCTGTCTCCAGAACctaaactcaccctcttcctgcctcctccGGTAGTTCTGTCTCCAGAACctaaactcaccctcttcctgcctcctccGGTAGTTCTGTCTCCAGAACctaaactcaccctcttcctgcctcctccGGTAGTTCTGTCTCCAGAACctaaactcaccctcttcctgcctcctccGGTAGTTCTGTCTCCAGAACctaaactcaccctcttcctgcctcctccGGTAGTTCTGTTGTATCCAGAACctaaactcaccctcttcctgcctTTTCCGGTAGTTCTGTCTCCAGAACctaaactcaccctcttcctgcctcctccGGTAGTTCTGTTGTATCCAGAACctaaactcaccctcttcctgcctcctccGGTAATTCTGTTGTATCCAGAACctaaactcaccctcttcctgcaTCCTCCGGTAGTTCTGTCTCCAGAACctaaactcaccctcttcctgcctcctccGGTAGTTCTGTTGTATCCAGAACctaaactcaccctcttcctgcctTTTCCGGTAGTTCTGTCTCCAGAACctaaactcaccctcttcctgcctcctccGGTAGTTCTGTCTCCAGAACctaaactcaccctcttcctgcctcctccGGTAGTTCTGTCTCCAGAACctaaactcaccctcttcctgcctcctccGGTAGTTCTGTCTCCAGAACctaaactcaccctcttcctgcctcctccGGTAGTTCTGTCTCCAGAACctaaactcaccctcttcctgcctcctccGGTAGTTCTGTTGTATCCAGAACctaaactcaccctcttcctgcctTTTCCGGTAGTTCTGTCTCCAGAACctaaactcaccctcttcctgcctcctccGGTAGTTCTGTTGTATCCAGAACctaaactcaccctcttcctgcctcctccGGTAATTCTGTTGTATCCAGAACctaaactcaccctcttcctgcctcctccGGTAATTCTGTT
The genomic region above belongs to Oncorhynchus mykiss isolate Arlee chromosome 6, USDA_OmykA_1.1, whole genome shotgun sequence and contains:
- the LOC110526881 gene encoding 60S ribosome subunit biogenesis protein NIP7 homolog, which encodes MRPLTDDETKTMFEKLSKYIGENIKHLVDRPDGTYCFRLHNDRVYYISETILKLATNISRGKLVSVGTCFGKFTKTIKFRLHITALDFLAPYAKFKVWVKPGQEQSFLYGNHVLKSGLGRITENTNQYQGVVVYSMADVPLGFGVAAKSTQECRRVDPMSIVVFHQADIGEFIRSEDTLT